One Sphaerisporangium krabiense DNA segment encodes these proteins:
- a CDS encoding EamA family transporter, protein MRGAALGIAVLSAWTFGFSGSMAKFLGEGGLTPLQAVWVRMAGAAILLLAILAVFRPRSLRVPRGRLGFYAAYGLVAVAGVQALFFIAITRLPVGVALLLEYTSPVLVVFWVRFVRGVRLPRSAYAGAVIVLVGLGVVVEVWRGFALDGVGLLLGLVAAACCAGYFLMSDGTGGEVDPLGLIAWGLAGAAVVLAPLSRPWEIHWSAFGSTATLGGHTLPVLVAALWLIAVATVLAYVTGVTAVRRLSAAVGATVASLEVVAGAVIAWVLVGEHLGAAQIAGGAVVLAGALLAQTATSGVSRTTEEPAAQREVSPAASGAFSRSFASAAMAPASPSEGDD, encoded by the coding sequence ATGAGAGGCGCGGCGCTGGGGATTGCCGTCCTGTCCGCCTGGACTTTCGGGTTCTCCGGATCCATGGCCAAGTTCCTCGGGGAGGGCGGCCTCACTCCACTGCAGGCCGTGTGGGTGCGCATGGCGGGGGCCGCGATCCTGCTGCTGGCGATCCTCGCCGTCTTCCGCCCGAGGTCCCTGCGCGTCCCCCGGGGCAGGCTCGGGTTCTACGCCGCGTACGGCCTGGTCGCCGTCGCCGGGGTGCAGGCCCTGTTCTTCATCGCCATCACCCGCCTGCCGGTCGGCGTGGCCCTCCTGCTGGAGTACACCTCACCGGTCCTCGTGGTGTTCTGGGTGCGGTTCGTCCGCGGCGTGCGGCTGCCGCGCTCGGCGTACGCCGGGGCGGTGATCGTGCTCGTGGGGCTCGGCGTCGTGGTCGAGGTCTGGCGCGGGTTCGCGCTGGACGGCGTCGGCCTGCTGCTCGGCCTCGTCGCCGCCGCCTGCTGCGCCGGCTACTTCCTCATGAGCGACGGCACCGGCGGCGAGGTGGACCCGCTCGGCCTCATCGCCTGGGGCCTGGCCGGCGCCGCCGTGGTGCTCGCGCCGCTGTCCCGGCCGTGGGAGATCCACTGGAGCGCGTTCGGGTCCACCGCCACGCTCGGCGGGCACACGCTGCCCGTGCTCGTCGCCGCCCTGTGGCTCATCGCCGTGGCCACCGTGCTCGCCTACGTCACCGGCGTCACCGCCGTGCGCCGCCTGTCGGCCGCCGTCGGCGCCACCGTGGCGTCCCTGGAGGTCGTCGCGGGCGCGGTGATCGCGTGGGTCCTGGTGGGCGAGCACCTCGGCGCGGCGCAGATCGCCGGGGGAGCCGTCGTGCTCGCCGGGGCCCTGCTGGCTCAGACCGCGACCTCGGGGGTCAGCCGGACCACCGAGGAGCCCGCGGCCCAGCGGGAGGTCAGCCCCGCCGCGTCCGGCGCGTTCAGCCGCTCCTTCGCCAGCGCCGCGATGGCCCCGGCGTCCCCCTCCGAGGGCGACGACTGA
- a CDS encoding biotin transporter BioY, producing MSDASVAVRPAVLSDLVPAVPSKLVRDIALVVGAAGLVGVAAQVSIPLPGTPVPLTLQTFAVLLSGAALGLPRAFAAMALYLVIGQLGVPWFAPGGDNATLGYVVGFVLAASVAGALSRRGGDRTPMRTVATMTFSTVLIYAIGVPWLMVVKSMDLPTAFDAGVVPFLIGDGLKVLAAAALLPGAWKLLDR from the coding sequence ATGAGCGATGCGTCCGTGGCGGTTCGACCCGCCGTACTGTCCGACCTCGTCCCCGCCGTCCCCAGCAAGCTGGTCAGGGACATCGCGCTGGTCGTGGGCGCCGCCGGGCTCGTCGGCGTGGCCGCGCAGGTCAGCATCCCCTTGCCGGGAACCCCGGTGCCGCTGACGCTCCAGACCTTCGCCGTGCTGCTGTCCGGCGCGGCGCTCGGCCTGCCGCGCGCGTTCGCCGCCATGGCCCTGTACCTGGTGATCGGGCAGCTCGGCGTGCCGTGGTTCGCGCCGGGCGGCGACAACGCGACGCTGGGGTACGTCGTCGGGTTCGTCCTCGCGGCCTCGGTCGCCGGAGCCCTCTCCCGCAGGGGCGGGGACCGCACACCGATGCGCACGGTCGCCACGATGACCTTCAGCACCGTGCTCATCTACGCGATCGGCGTCCCGTGGCTCATGGTCGTCAAGTCGATGGACCTGCCGACGGCCTTCGACGCGGGCGTGGTGCCGTTCCTGATCGGGGACGGGCTCAAGGTGCTCGCCGCGGCGGCGCTGCTGCCCGGCGCCTGGAAGCTGCTCGACCGCTGA
- a CDS encoding HpcH/HpaI aldolase/citrate lyase family protein, with protein sequence MRSRRSCLAVPGSNPRFLEKAQGLPADEVFLDLEDSVAPQAKEEARKNVVAALRTGDWTGKTVVVRVNDLSTMWTYRDVIEVVEAAGDALDCVMLPKVRDAGQVAWLDTLLTQIEKATGLPAGRIGIEAQIEDARGLVAVDAIAAASPRLETLVFGPADFMASVNMKTLVVGQQPPGYTEGDAYHYVLMRILMAARSHDLQAIDGPYLQIKDLDGFAKVARRSAALGFDGKWVLHPTQIETANEIYSPSQDDYDHAEAILEAYDHATTVERRGAVMLGNEMIDEASRKMAEVIATKGRAAGLTRTTT encoded by the coding sequence ATGCGCTCCCGACGTTCCTGCCTCGCCGTGCCCGGCAGCAACCCCCGCTTCCTGGAGAAGGCGCAGGGCCTGCCCGCCGACGAGGTGTTCCTCGACCTGGAGGACTCCGTCGCCCCCCAGGCCAAAGAAGAAGCGAGGAAGAACGTCGTCGCCGCGCTGCGCACCGGCGACTGGACCGGCAAGACCGTGGTCGTCCGGGTCAACGACCTGTCGACCATGTGGACCTACCGCGACGTCATCGAGGTCGTCGAGGCGGCCGGAGACGCCCTCGACTGCGTCATGCTGCCCAAGGTCCGCGACGCCGGCCAGGTCGCCTGGCTGGACACCCTCCTCACCCAGATCGAGAAGGCCACGGGCCTGCCCGCCGGCCGCATCGGCATCGAGGCCCAGATCGAGGACGCCCGCGGCCTGGTCGCCGTCGACGCCATCGCCGCCGCCTCACCCCGCCTGGAGACCCTGGTCTTCGGCCCCGCCGACTTCATGGCGTCCGTCAACATGAAGACGCTCGTCGTCGGCCAGCAGCCCCCCGGCTACACCGAGGGCGACGCCTACCACTACGTCCTCATGCGCATCCTCATGGCCGCCAGAAGCCACGACCTCCAGGCCATCGACGGCCCCTACCTCCAGATCAAGGACCTGGACGGCTTCGCCAAGGTCGCCCGCAGATCCGCCGCCCTCGGCTTCGACGGAAAGTGGGTCCTCCACCCGACGCAGATCGAGACCGCCAACGAGATCTACTCCCCCTCCCAGGACGACTACGACCACGCCGAAGCGATCCTGGAGGCCTACGACCACGCCACCACGGTGGAACGCCGCGGCGCCGTCATGCTAGGCAACGAAATGATCGACGAAGCCAGCCGCAAAATGGCCGAGGTAATAGCCACCAAAGGCCGCGCCGCCGGCCTCACCCGCACCACCACCTGA